The Ignicoccus hospitalis KIN4/I genome includes the window GTACTACGAGCTCGCGCACTACAACGTCGCGATAGGCAACCAGCCGCACTCCGAAGTGGCCGCCCTGGCGATATTCCTAGACAGGCTTTACGGGGGCGCGGAACTTTATAGGCAGCCCGTCGGCGGCAAGCTTAGGATAATTCCGACCGAAAAGGGGAAGAAGGTGGTCAAGGTTGGCGAAGAAGGACCCTCTGGAGGAGCTCCTGGAGTTCGTGCGGAGCGTGGCCGGGGAGGACGGGGTGAGGGTGTTCAAGGAGCTGATGAGGTACGAGGACATAAGCGAGGAGCAACTGACCGAGACCTTGGGGATGAAACCTAACGACGTAAGGAGGGCGCTCTACAAGCTGGAGAGGTACGGGCTGGTAAGGAACTACAAGATAAGGAACGAGAACGACGGGACGTACATATACTATTGGTATGTAGACCGGGAAACCCTCAACAGGAACTTGCTTAAGATAAAGAAGAGCGTCCTAGAAAAGTTGAAGAGGAGGCTGGAGAGCGAAGAAGACCAATACTTCTACTGCCCCGCGTGCGGGCTCCAGTTCTCCTACGAAGAGGCCATGGGCTACGACTTCACTTGTCCTAGATGCGGGGAGCCCCTAGAGCTGGCCGAGAGCAACCCTAGGAAGAAACTCCTCGAGAAGATAGTCAAGCGCCTCGAGGAGGAAATAAAGCATGAGGAGAGCGTTCTTTGACCTCTTCTCCGGGGCAGGGGGCTTCGCCTTAGGCTTTGAAATGGCCGGCTTTGAAGGGGTCTTGGGGGTGGACAACGACAAGGCGCCGGCGAGGAGCTACGCCGCCAACCACCCCAAGGCCTTAACGCTAGTGGAGGACGTGTCCAAGCTGAGCAGCAAGACCATAGAGAGGTTGGTAGGGGACGTGGACGTGGTAATAGGCTCTCCCCCGTGCGAGCCCTACACCGCCGCCAACCCCAAGAGGGAGAAGGACCCCTTGGACAGGCTGTACAAGGACCCGGTCGGGAGGCTGGTGCTCCACTTCATAAGGATAGTTGGCGACTTGAAGCCCAAAGTATTTGTAATGGAAAATGTGAAAGGGCTGATAGAGGGGCCCTTGAAGGACGCCTTGAGGAGGGAGTTCGCGAGGGTTGGGTACCCGAAGGTCTACTTCAACGTACTTAGGGCGGAGGACTACTGCGTCCCCTCTCACAGGGTCAGGGTCTTCGTCTCTAACGTACCGCTCAGGCCCCCGAAGTGCAACAAGGTAATAACCGTAGAGGAGGCGTTGAGGGGCTTGCCGCCGCCGAACTTCGAGTGGCCCCCGAACCACGAGCCGCCCCACGTGCCCAAGAGGCTCGAGAGGAGGGCGGCCAAGCTCAAGTGGGGGGAGGCGCTAATACATTACAGGGGCAGCGGAGGCAAGCTCTACCCTAACATGATAAAGCTCCACCCCAAGAAGCTCGCCCCCACGGTGCTCGGCAGCTCCCGCTTCTTCCACCCTTACGAGAACAGGCTGTTGACTGTTAGAGAGCAAGCGAGGTTGATGGGCTACCCGGACAACTTCATATTCTTGGGGGGTAAGGACAGCCAGTACAACCAAGTGGGCGAGTCCGTGCCACCCCCCTTGGCTAAGGCCATAGCTGAGGAAGCGCTCAAATTCCTTTGAGCGACCTAGCGACGGGAAACGCAGCCTTGAAAGGGTGTGACCCGTTTGAGTGGAAGAGGGCCTTGGAGGAGAAGAACTGGAAGTGCGAGCCAGAGAACCTCGAAGAAGCCTTGGAGGTCCAGAGGAAGGTAGCTGAGGTCGCGAAGGAGGTTTGGGGGCCCGTTACGGGCTGGAAGGTGGGCCTCACCGGGGAGGAGAGCAAGAGGAAGTTCGGCGGCGGGCCCATAACCGGGCCCCTCTTCCGAGACGGCCTCTTGGGCAACGGGAGCTCCGTGGAGCTGGCCAAGCTCAGCGACCCCTTAGCG containing:
- a CDS encoding DNA cytosine methyltransferase, whose protein sequence is MRRAFFDLFSGAGGFALGFEMAGFEGVLGVDNDKAPARSYAANHPKALTLVEDVSKLSSKTIERLVGDVDVVIGSPPCEPYTAANPKREKDPLDRLYKDPVGRLVLHFIRIVGDLKPKVFVMENVKGLIEGPLKDALRREFARVGYPKVYFNVLRAEDYCVPSHRVRVFVSNVPLRPPKCNKVITVEEALRGLPPPNFEWPPNHEPPHVPKRLERRAAKLKWGEALIHYRGSGGKLYPNMIKLHPKKLAPTVLGSSRFFHPYENRLLTVREQARLMGYPDNFIFLGGKDSQYNQVGESVPPPLAKAIAEEALKFL